One region of Chitinophaga varians genomic DNA includes:
- a CDS encoding thiamine pyrophosphate-dependent enzyme, whose protein sequence is MTFSNLYGNPPCVADNYQLIIDTLTEWGIHLYTGVTGGGVIHLLKHLKPLEDLPSHDPSFLTLGEYSAGFVPLGYYLASGRIAAAVATTGAATKLITCGLSDAKLHDIPAVFIVPVSGSHTEGFSPLQDTSVYGSNAVAQLRAELGDAVFVLNDPFSLTAQLAAAKAMLDRSRPVVLALDNEAVGAPLMEYSMPLPEEETVAEDDYLDAFVASFRKTAADKRVVVLVGEEMARYPQAKQLTTQLCEQLQAAAIWSINGANAVSQDNPYGYGYISFGGNDKAMALFNSLGEQDVLVVLGACPDEYTINFSGFKAAHTYFLGNIFEAYGLVDNSLRHVATGGYDHVHGPLDVLLSALISAGQRYPFANRPVAKAPADLNDTPFAMPREGYVNMATLYQRLNKWWPAHSLGVDDVCLAYKDRQYVTQRPNDNINFYSLYRGSAMGGAFGVAVGAKLADVDRPVFLFTGDGCFRLFSGSLGEVSQLGIVIFLLNNESLSIVEQGLEKVLPDIAAPHYHARVAAIDYCAIARACSWDAARLQPDLGNLEELLHRMETQGQRSLLIEVPVDHQQELGQNPRLKNL, encoded by the coding sequence ATGACCTTCAGTAACCTTTATGGAAATCCTCCATGCGTGGCTGATAATTATCAGCTTATTATTGACACCCTTACCGAATGGGGTATTCATTTGTACACCGGCGTTACAGGCGGCGGCGTTATTCACTTGTTAAAACATCTTAAGCCCCTGGAAGACCTGCCCTCTCATGATCCTTCATTTTTAACGTTGGGGGAATACAGCGCGGGCTTTGTTCCGTTGGGCTATTACCTTGCCAGTGGCCGGATTGCCGCTGCGGTGGCCACTACCGGTGCTGCTACCAAGTTGATCACTTGTGGATTAAGTGATGCCAAGCTGCACGACATACCAGCGGTTTTTATTGTGCCTGTTTCTGGTAGTCATACCGAGGGTTTTTCTCCCTTACAGGATACTTCCGTATATGGAAGTAATGCCGTAGCGCAGTTACGCGCGGAATTGGGAGATGCTGTTTTTGTATTGAACGATCCGTTTTCACTGACCGCACAGCTGGCCGCTGCCAAAGCGATGCTGGACCGATCCCGGCCAGTGGTGTTGGCATTGGACAACGAAGCAGTAGGCGCCCCGCTGATGGAATATTCCATGCCCCTGCCTGAAGAGGAGACCGTTGCAGAAGATGACTACCTGGATGCTTTTGTGGCTTCTTTCCGCAAAACAGCCGCCGATAAACGGGTGGTGGTATTAGTGGGAGAAGAAATGGCGCGTTATCCCCAGGCGAAGCAGCTCACTACGCAGTTGTGCGAACAACTACAGGCTGCGGCCATCTGGAGCATCAACGGTGCGAACGCCGTAAGTCAGGACAACCCTTACGGGTACGGCTATATTTCCTTCGGTGGAAATGACAAGGCAATGGCCCTGTTCAATTCGCTTGGTGAACAGGATGTGCTGGTAGTACTGGGCGCCTGCCCGGATGAATACACTATTAACTTCAGCGGTTTTAAGGCGGCCCATACTTATTTTTTGGGTAACATTTTCGAAGCGTACGGACTGGTGGACAACAGTCTGCGCCATGTGGCCACCGGCGGCTATGATCATGTTCACGGTCCTTTGGATGTTTTATTAAGCGCATTGATCAGCGCAGGGCAGCGTTACCCCTTTGCGAACAGGCCCGTTGCAAAAGCGCCGGCAGATCTGAACGACACGCCGTTTGCCATGCCAAGGGAAGGTTATGTAAATATGGCTACGCTATACCAGCGGCTCAACAAATGGTGGCCTGCACATTCACTGGGAGTGGATGATGTTTGCCTGGCTTATAAAGACCGTCAGTACGTAACACAACGCCCCAATGATAATATCAATTTCTATTCTCTTTACCGCGGCTCTGCTATGGGCGGCGCTTTTGGCGTAGCGGTGGGCGCGAAGCTGGCGGATGTGGACCGTCCTGTTTTTTTGTTTACGGGAGATGGTTGTTTCCGCCTTTTTTCCGGCTCTTTAGGAGAGGTAAGCCAACTGGGCATCGTCATTTTTCTGCTGAACAATGAATCCTTGTCTATCGTGGAACAGGGATTGGAAAAAGTACTGCCTGATATCGCAGCGCCGCATTATCATGCGCGCGTTGCCGCCATCGATTATTGTGCGATCGCCAGGGCATGTAGCTGGGACGCAGCACGACTGCAACCTGACCTGGGCAACCTGGAAGAGCTGTTACACCGGATGGAAACACAAGGGCAACGTTCCCTGCTCATAGAAGTGCCCGTAGACCACCAGCAGGAGCTGGGCCAGAATCCCCGTCTCAAAAATCTATAA
- a CDS encoding MEKHLA domain-containing protein: MPSFLSLITQIDHNFFTRNGKALPSPPDVSARAQWLHEKAPYSILAHGTGADPHFIYANQYALSCFKYTPEELLQLPSRLSAAPQDRSERERLLHDVTLNGIAYHYTGPRVDKYGNTFTIYDGVVWRLTQEDGTPLGQAALFWLKETERPDWYTGVK; encoded by the coding sequence ATGCCTTCTTTTTTGTCTTTAATTACACAGATAGATCATAATTTTTTCACCAGGAACGGCAAGGCGCTTCCGTCGCCGCCGGATGTTTCAGCCAGGGCGCAGTGGTTGCACGAAAAGGCGCCCTATAGTATCCTGGCACATGGCACCGGTGCTGATCCGCATTTTATTTATGCCAATCAATATGCGTTGTCCTGTTTTAAGTACACCCCGGAAGAGCTGCTACAACTGCCTTCCCGCCTAAGCGCGGCGCCGCAGGACAGAAGTGAACGGGAACGCCTGTTGCACGATGTGACGCTCAATGGTATTGCCTATCATTATACTGGTCCGCGCGTTGACAAGTACGGTAATACTTTTACTATTTATGACGGTGTGGTATGGCGGTTAACGCAGGAAGACGGAACACCGCTGGGGCAGGCGGCGCTTTTCTGGCTGAAGGAAACGGAAAGACCTGACTGGTATACCGGTGTAAAATAA
- a CDS encoding cytochrome-c peroxidase translates to MRYLTLSSLFLLFLLFACKKNDPAQLPGHDGNGQSQEPPANTPGVPHLPAALYDYVGTINNMPPYMKAFLASRTDLDNTPGANPINNAGATLGRVLFYDKNMSVNNTRSCASCHHQDKAFTDGVAHSSGFDNQVTRRNAMPVVNQRFFGAKTMFWDMRAADLETQTLMPVLDHIEMGMPSLTALETKLNGISYYRPLFKAAFGDENVTSPRIANALSQFIRSIVSFQSKYDQGLASNLSNLSADEKNGLRLLQVNFCTECHSDFATAQYGKLPSFLVSDNTGINTGFGSNNGLEADYTDKGIGEITHKPADQGTFKIPSLRNVVLTAPYMHDGRFATLEDVLEHYNHGIKGNPNLGIQLSAVAGSGVPLTTKDKSDIIAFLKTLTDEQLIKDPKYADPFK, encoded by the coding sequence ATGCGTTATTTAACATTATCATCGCTGTTTTTGCTGTTCCTATTATTTGCCTGTAAAAAAAATGATCCGGCACAACTGCCGGGCCATGATGGAAACGGTCAGAGTCAGGAGCCACCAGCCAACACGCCCGGCGTCCCTCACCTGCCGGCTGCCCTGTATGATTATGTGGGCACCATCAATAACATGCCCCCCTATATGAAGGCGTTCCTTGCCAGCCGCACTGACCTTGACAATACGCCCGGCGCCAATCCTATCAACAATGCCGGCGCCACGCTGGGCCGCGTATTGTTTTATGATAAAAACATGTCGGTCAACAATACCCGCTCTTGTGCTTCGTGCCATCACCAGGACAAAGCATTTACGGACGGCGTGGCCCACTCCTCCGGGTTCGACAACCAGGTCACCCGCCGCAATGCCATGCCGGTGGTAAACCAACGTTTCTTCGGCGCCAAAACCATGTTCTGGGACATGCGGGCCGCCGACCTGGAAACACAAACGCTGATGCCTGTACTGGACCATATCGAAATGGGCATGCCCTCGCTCACCGCACTGGAAACAAAGCTCAATGGTATTTCCTACTATCGCCCGTTGTTTAAAGCGGCGTTCGGAGATGAAAATGTGACTTCGCCCCGTATTGCCAATGCGCTGTCCCAGTTTATCCGCAGCATCGTGTCTTTTCAGTCCAAATACGATCAGGGGCTCGCCAGTAATCTCAGTAACCTCAGCGCCGATGAAAAGAACGGGCTACGGCTGCTGCAGGTCAACTTCTGTACCGAATGCCACAGCGATTTTGCTACTGCGCAATATGGCAAGCTCCCCTCTTTTCTCGTTTCCGACAATACCGGCATCAATACCGGCTTCGGTTCCAACAACGGACTGGAAGCCGATTATACGGACAAAGGCATCGGTGAAATCACGCACAAGCCCGCTGACCAGGGCACTTTTAAAATACCTAGCCTTCGTAATGTGGTGCTTACCGCGCCGTATATGCATGACGGCCGCTTTGCTACGCTGGAAGACGTATTGGAACATTACAATCATGGCATCAAAGGTAATCCCAACCTGGGCATACAGCTCAGTGCTGTGGCCGGGTCTGGCGTCCCTTTGACCACAAAAGACAAAAGCGATATCATCGCCTTCCTGAAAACATTAACGGACGAGCAGCTGATCAAAGACCCGAAATATGCCGATCCGTTTAAATAA
- a CDS encoding RNA polymerase sigma-70 factor translates to MDIHFGKANDQDKLVEECFHTYFEGLHRYAFTILKDNDEAKDAVQAVFLKLWEKRADIDEQQSIKSYLYTAVYHYCLNVRRHEKVKDNYLAQRPPVFEHRNELVSKETHRRIMEHIDNLSPQCRLIFSKSRFEGRKYAEIAADLGLSVKTVEVQMGKALKILRAKLFDIMVMILFACLFL, encoded by the coding sequence GTGGATATACATTTTGGCAAGGCAAATGACCAGGATAAACTGGTGGAGGAATGTTTTCATACCTACTTTGAGGGGTTGCACCGTTATGCCTTCACGATACTGAAAGACAATGACGAGGCAAAAGACGCCGTACAGGCCGTTTTTCTGAAGTTATGGGAAAAACGGGCGGATATTGATGAACAACAGTCCATCAAGTCGTACCTCTACACGGCGGTATATCATTATTGTCTCAATGTCAGGCGGCATGAGAAAGTGAAAGACAATTACCTGGCGCAACGTCCACCGGTCTTTGAGCACCGTAATGAGTTGGTGAGCAAAGAAACCCACCGGCGGATCATGGAACATATAGATAATCTCTCCCCGCAATGCCGGCTCATTTTCAGCAAAAGCCGTTTTGAAGGGCGGAAGTATGCTGAGATAGCGGCAGATCTGGGCTTGTCGGTCAAGACCGTGGAAGTACAGATGGGCAAAGCTTTGAAGATACTGAGAGCCAAGCTGTTTGATATAATGGTAATGATACTGTTTGCCTGTTTGTTTTTATAA
- a CDS encoding FecR family protein — protein MSTAENQNLPYELLGRYFSGEATPEEAMAVDDWIREHRDHRKVYDQVAAIWDDAALQQRYQLPDRATALQELQERLRPRPAVRRMTGIGRIAAAVALLTGVAAVLFFILRSHHTRNTLAQVSERTDEAIRRDTLPDRSTVVLNSHSSLQYASGFQDTVRAVKLLGEAWFDVTSRPDKPFIVSVGDVKVEVLGTSFNVRQSDTTIAVMVKTGAVRMSRGDSSIQVKAGQEGVYHIARKELGLTAGAFNTNQLGYATRVFNFEDMTLKEIAAQLEKAYGVRVVFENKALEGCTMSSTFENKPIEYVFEVISVTLNVTCRIEKDQVFISGVGCGG, from the coding sequence ATGAGCACTGCTGAAAACCAAAACCTGCCATATGAGTTGTTAGGGAGATATTTTTCCGGGGAAGCTACCCCGGAAGAGGCGATGGCTGTGGATGACTGGATCAGGGAACACCGCGACCACCGGAAGGTGTATGACCAGGTGGCGGCGATATGGGATGATGCGGCGTTGCAGCAACGCTACCAGTTGCCCGACAGGGCCACGGCATTACAGGAACTGCAGGAGCGGCTGAGGCCCCGGCCGGCCGTCCGCCGTATGACAGGAATAGGCCGTATCGCAGCGGCTGTGGCTTTGCTGACAGGCGTTGCCGCTGTTTTGTTTTTCATTCTTCGGTCTCACCATACGCGTAACACGTTGGCCCAGGTGTCGGAACGCACGGATGAGGCTATACGCAGGGACACATTGCCAGACCGGTCAACAGTGGTGCTTAACAGTCATTCTTCATTGCAATACGCATCAGGTTTTCAAGATACAGTTCGTGCCGTTAAATTATTGGGTGAAGCATGGTTTGATGTAACTTCGCGGCCGGATAAACCGTTTATTGTGTCAGTAGGAGATGTCAAGGTAGAGGTATTGGGCACCTCCTTCAACGTACGGCAGTCCGACACCACTATCGCTGTCATGGTGAAGACCGGTGCTGTGCGTATGTCGCGGGGCGATAGCAGCATACAGGTGAAAGCCGGGCAGGAAGGTGTTTATCACATCGCCCGGAAGGAGCTGGGGCTCACTGCCGGTGCGTTTAATACCAATCAGTTGGGGTATGCCACCCGGGTATTTAATTTCGAAGATATGACACTGAAAGAGATTGCCGCGCAATTGGAAAAGGCGTACGGCGTTCGTGTGGTATTTGAAAATAAGGCACTGGAAGGTTGTACCATGAGCAGCACATTTGAAAACAAACCTATCGAATACGTTTTTGAGGTTATATCTGTTACGCTGAATGTCACATGCAGAATTGAAAAGGACCAGGTTTTTATCAGCGGCGTCGGCTGTGGTGGGTAG
- a CDS encoding SlyX family protein, translating to MLFPVCLFAQVQTDANGNVGIGGITAPTQRLDVNGNILARGALMSTISDANIGGRVFISNPAKNQPGQAKDWIIYNMTGSGYGNSLQFWAYDNAGCTGGGMCAGRFTITDDGRVGIGTARPQSELAVVGTVTAKKMKVTLNGWADYVFDPGYKLPSLAEVQQHINTHKHLPDIPSAAAIEQDGLDLGDMQRKQMQKIEELTLYILQQQKEIEALKATVKALADKVGKP from the coding sequence ATGTTATTTCCTGTGTGCCTGTTTGCGCAAGTCCAAACAGATGCTAACGGCAACGTTGGTATCGGCGGCATTACAGCACCTACGCAAAGACTGGATGTAAATGGAAATATTCTTGCCAGAGGCGCGCTGATGAGCACTATTAGTGACGCCAACATCGGAGGACGCGTTTTCATCTCTAATCCTGCAAAAAATCAACCCGGTCAGGCAAAAGATTGGATCATCTACAACATGACCGGCAGTGGTTATGGAAACAGCCTGCAGTTCTGGGCTTATGACAACGCCGGATGTACGGGAGGCGGAATGTGCGCAGGCCGCTTCACAATCACAGATGATGGCCGTGTTGGTATCGGCACAGCCAGGCCGCAATCTGAGTTGGCAGTAGTGGGAACTGTCACCGCAAAAAAAATGAAAGTGACCTTAAACGGTTGGGCGGACTATGTTTTCGATCCCGGTTACAAATTGCCATCACTCGCGGAAGTGCAGCAGCACATCAACACGCACAAACACCTTCCTGACATTCCTTCCGCCGCCGCCATAGAACAGGACGGACTGGACCTTGGTGACATGCAGCGCAAACAAATGCAGAAAATCGAAGAGCTTACGCTGTACATCCTTCAGCAACAAAAAGAAATAGAAGCACTGAAAGCCACCGTGAAAGCGCTCGCGGATAAAGTTGGCAAACCCTGA
- a CDS encoding zinc-dependent peptidase: MIMVLFGLIMIGLILFLYFKNLVNRHQLKKTAVPDTYRELLQTHVRYYQQLTDTDKNRFEQQVQRFLKRTHIEGVGTEVEPLDRVLVAASAIIPIFGFKNWEYFNLTNVILYPDTFDESYQYEGNRRNILGMVGSGALNGQMILSRSALREGFSNTTDKSNTAIHEFVHLLDKADGTVDGLPTKLLEHSYSIPWLKLVHQTIQEMAEGRTDINPYGATNEAEFFAVISEYFFERPDLLSEKHPELYKMLSHIFQQDPAKSAV, translated from the coding sequence ATGATCATGGTACTATTCGGATTAATTATGATAGGGCTGATCCTGTTCTTGTACTTCAAGAACCTGGTCAACCGCCACCAACTTAAGAAAACAGCAGTTCCCGACACCTATCGGGAACTGCTGCAAACACATGTACGCTATTACCAGCAACTCACCGACACGGATAAAAACCGCTTTGAGCAACAGGTACAACGCTTTCTCAAAAGAACGCATATTGAAGGCGTAGGCACGGAAGTAGAACCGCTCGACCGCGTGCTGGTAGCTGCCAGTGCCATCATCCCCATCTTCGGCTTTAAAAACTGGGAATATTTTAACCTCACCAATGTGATCCTCTACCCCGACACGTTCGATGAATCGTACCAGTATGAAGGCAACCGCCGCAATATCCTGGGCATGGTGGGCAGCGGCGCGCTCAACGGGCAGATGATCCTCTCCCGCTCCGCGCTACGGGAAGGCTTCTCCAACACCACCGACAAAAGCAATACCGCCATTCATGAGTTTGTACATCTGCTCGACAAAGCAGATGGCACAGTGGACGGACTGCCCACTAAACTGCTGGAACACAGTTATAGTATTCCCTGGCTCAAACTGGTACACCAGACCATCCAGGAAATGGCAGAAGGCCGTACAGATATTAATCCGTACGGCGCTACCAATGAAGCCGAATTTTTTGCAGTGATTTCAGAATACTTCTTTGAACGGCCGGACCTGCTTTCAGAGAAACATCCCGAGCTATATAAAATGCTGTCACATATTTTCCAGCAGGACCCAGCTAAAAGCGCTGTCTGA
- a CDS encoding M28 family metallopeptidase, whose amino-acid sequence MKTPIIFSMAASLLWQGVKAQDSSAIRAINANSFARHIQVLASDAFEGRKPFTRGEDSAIHYLAAQFKALGLKPGNGNSYFQEVPMVAIGSKPAGNMVIKGASGEVSLQYLDDYVAATRRVQEQVNIRNSELVFAGYGIVAPEYGHNDYAGLDVKGKTVIVMINDPGFADKSLFKGRTMTYYGRWTYKFEEASRQGAAGVIIIHETAAASYPWKVVRSGWSNSKLHLQTADNNMSRTTMEGWITQDAARKIFQLAGISPDIMEKAKQKDFKPVDLHLQTSLVINNTIKKSTSHNVLAILPGAKRPDECVVYSAHWDHFGIGEPVKGDSIYNGAVDNATGTAGLLELATAFTQLKQKPARSVLFLSVTGEEQGLLGSEYYAAHPAFKAEKTVADINLDVLNTFGRTKDVTVIGMGQSELDEYAQRAAAKQGRITVPEANPEGGWFFRSDHFNFAKKGVPGLYLGPGNDIVGKAPGSGKEKTAEYNRLRYHSPADEFNPDTWVMDGMVEDVRLMFDVGYTLSNESTFPQWKKGSEFKAYRK is encoded by the coding sequence TTGAAAACACCCATCATCTTTAGCATGGCCGCCTCCCTGTTGTGGCAGGGCGTAAAGGCCCAGGATTCGTCCGCCATCCGGGCGATCAATGCCAACAGCTTCGCGAGACACATACAGGTATTGGCGTCTGACGCCTTCGAAGGCCGTAAGCCCTTCACCCGCGGGGAAGACAGCGCCATCCACTACCTGGCGGCCCAATTCAAAGCGCTGGGACTGAAACCCGGCAATGGCAACAGCTACTTCCAGGAAGTGCCCATGGTGGCCATCGGCTCCAAACCTGCCGGTAATATGGTGATCAAAGGCGCCAGCGGCGAGGTGTCCCTGCAATATCTTGACGATTATGTGGCCGCCACCCGCCGCGTACAGGAACAGGTCAACATCCGTAATTCAGAACTGGTATTTGCCGGGTATGGCATCGTGGCACCGGAATACGGGCATAACGATTACGCCGGCCTCGATGTGAAAGGCAAGACCGTCATTGTGATGATCAATGATCCCGGCTTCGCAGATAAAAGTCTTTTTAAAGGCCGCACTATGACCTACTACGGACGATGGACGTACAAGTTCGAAGAAGCATCGCGGCAGGGCGCTGCAGGCGTGATCATCATCCACGAAACAGCCGCCGCCAGCTATCCCTGGAAAGTGGTGCGCAGCGGATGGTCCAACTCCAAACTGCACCTCCAGACGGCCGACAATAACATGTCCAGGACCACCATGGAAGGCTGGATCACCCAGGACGCCGCCAGAAAAATTTTCCAGCTGGCCGGCATCTCCCCCGACATCATGGAAAAAGCAAAACAAAAGGATTTCAAACCGGTAGACCTGCACCTGCAAACATCGCTGGTGATCAACAATACCATCAAAAAATCCACTTCGCATAATGTGCTGGCCATACTGCCAGGCGCTAAAAGACCGGATGAATGCGTAGTGTATTCAGCGCACTGGGACCACTTCGGTATCGGTGAACCGGTAAAAGGCGATTCCATTTACAATGGCGCCGTAGATAATGCCACCGGCACCGCAGGGCTGCTGGAACTGGCCACTGCCTTCACCCAACTGAAACAAAAACCGGCGCGCTCCGTGCTGTTCCTCTCTGTTACCGGAGAAGAACAGGGCCTGCTGGGCTCCGAGTACTATGCCGCACACCCGGCGTTCAAGGCTGAGAAAACAGTGGCCGATATCAACCTGGACGTGCTCAATACTTTTGGCCGCACCAAAGACGTGACCGTCATCGGCATGGGCCAGTCGGAACTGGACGAGTATGCGCAACGGGCCGCCGCCAAACAGGGCCGCATTACCGTACCGGAAGCCAATCCCGAAGGAGGTTGGTTTTTCCGCTCAGATCACTTTAACTTTGCTAAAAAGGGTGTCCCCGGTTTATACCTGGGCCCAGGCAACGATATAGTGGGCAAAGCTCCCGGCTCCGGAAAAGAAAAAACGGCAGAGTATAACCGTTTACGTTACCACTCCCCCGCTGATGAGTTTAACCCCGATACCTGGGTGATGGACGGCATGGTAGAAGATGTACGCCTCATGTTCGACGTTGGTTATACCCTCAGCAACGAAAGCACTTTCCCGCAATGGAAAAAAGGCTCTGAGTTCAAGGCGTACCGGAAATAA
- a CDS encoding RNA polymerase sigma factor has translation MLNAHRSTESSAGRYGEKDYAGFWYEMQQDNEQGLYKIYHDLYDNFYHYGISVVLDKGMVKEAINDVFVDIWRKRHQLGMPENIQAYLFICFKRKLYKLLTKNQKGTVLTDSQLFPEPEEQPYETVLIRQETDSLVKEKLEKMLALLTSRQKEFIRMRFYEDLSIEEIAVKTAATPRTIYNTIHNALVRIREVYTDATFVALLLLLIDLENFS, from the coding sequence ATGCTCAATGCACATCGCTCAACCGAATCCAGCGCTGGCCGGTACGGTGAAAAGGATTATGCCGGCTTCTGGTACGAAATGCAGCAGGACAATGAACAGGGACTGTATAAAATCTACCACGACCTCTATGACAATTTCTATCACTACGGTATCTCCGTTGTGCTGGACAAAGGCATGGTGAAAGAAGCCATCAACGATGTTTTTGTAGACATCTGGCGTAAGCGCCATCAGCTCGGCATGCCTGAAAACATTCAGGCCTACCTTTTTATCTGCTTTAAAAGAAAACTATATAAACTGTTAACCAAAAACCAGAAAGGCACGGTGCTGACCGATAGTCAGCTGTTCCCCGAGCCTGAAGAGCAACCTTACGAAACAGTGCTCATACGCCAGGAAACAGACAGCCTGGTAAAGGAAAAGCTGGAAAAAATGCTGGCGCTGCTCACCAGCCGCCAGAAAGAATTTATCAGGATGCGTTTTTACGAAGACCTGAGCATAGAAGAAATAGCCGTTAAAACGGCCGCCACTCCCCGCACCATTTATAATACCATTCACAATGCCCTCGTACGCATCAGGGAGGTATACACTGATGCCACGTTTGTCGCACTGCTGCTGCTTTTGATCGATCTGGAAAATTTTTCCTGA
- a CDS encoding FecR family protein, which yields MDLQQYKAEDFILNDSFVRYCLRSNEKDVLFWEDWLERYPHKQEEAAKAREWLFRLGLRITPDEKEAEFGKLKAAIAVADTPVKRISWKRITRIAAAVALPLAAATWWLATHRTAASKEDAKSYTLFKAGDSLRRHVMLADGSLVVLNAHSTLKVPANYNGQQRDLILEGEALFEVAKAEGKPFTVYTGNLQVQALGTAFKLRAYHYDEQAAVTLVEGKVRVAQETAVAELIPGEQLTTGKAHARFVKNKFDPEKEKAWRSGRLVFHNASPDEIAATLGYWYGINVKVITRKNKPIRFNGVFNNKPLNEVLAAVCFVNGLQSVTKNDTLFVQPISK from the coding sequence ATGGACTTACAGCAGTATAAGGCGGAAGACTTTATTTTGAACGATTCGTTCGTTCGTTACTGCCTGCGCAGCAACGAAAAGGACGTGCTGTTTTGGGAAGACTGGCTGGAACGCTACCCGCACAAGCAGGAGGAAGCGGCCAAAGCCCGCGAATGGCTGTTCCGCTTAGGCCTGCGTATCACGCCGGATGAAAAGGAAGCCGAATTCGGTAAACTGAAAGCTGCTATTGCCGTTGCAGACACGCCGGTAAAAAGGATTTCCTGGAAAAGGATCACCCGTATCGCTGCCGCTGTGGCATTGCCACTGGCCGCCGCTACCTGGTGGCTGGCCACACACCGTACTGCTGCTTCTAAGGAAGATGCTAAGTCCTATACGCTTTTTAAGGCAGGCGACAGTCTCCGGCGCCATGTCATGTTAGCAGATGGAAGTCTCGTGGTCCTGAATGCACACAGCACGCTGAAAGTGCCGGCCAACTATAACGGGCAGCAACGCGACCTTATACTGGAAGGAGAAGCATTGTTTGAAGTGGCCAAAGCGGAAGGCAAGCCCTTTACGGTATATACCGGCAATCTGCAGGTACAGGCGCTGGGAACAGCTTTTAAGCTGCGCGCTTATCATTATGATGAACAGGCTGCCGTCACCCTCGTGGAAGGGAAAGTGCGCGTGGCACAGGAAACAGCCGTCGCTGAATTAATACCCGGTGAACAACTGACTACAGGAAAAGCACATGCCCGCTTCGTAAAAAACAAATTCGATCCTGAAAAAGAAAAAGCCTGGCGCAGCGGACGCCTGGTTTTCCACAACGCATCTCCTGACGAGATAGCGGCCACGCTGGGATATTGGTATGGTATCAATGTAAAAGTAATCACACGTAAAAATAAACCTATCCGCTTTAACGGCGTATTCAACAACAAACCGCTGAATGAAGTGCTGGCAGCAGTTTGCTTTGTCAACGGACTGCAGTCTGTGACAAAAAACGACACTTTATTTGTGCAACCAATCAGTAAATAG